Part of the Terriglobia bacterium genome is shown below.
GATCCGCCTCGATCGCCTTCTGGTACCAGTCCTCGGCCTCGTCGAGGCGCCCCGCGGCGCGTGCGAGGTTGCCGAGGTTCGTTCGCGGCTCCGCGGCGTCGGCATCGAGGTCCGTGGCCTCGTGGAACAGATCGCTCGCCTCCCTGCCCTTCCCCTTCTTCTGCAACACCAGCCCGAGCGTGTTCACCACGTCCGCGGCGCCGGGCTCGACCTCGAGGACTTGCCTCAGGCGCTTCTCGGCGTCGTCGAGGTCGCCCAGATCCAGGAAGAGCTGTCCCAGCTGCTGGCCTGCCGCGCGCCGGGTCGCGGTGAAGGCCAGGGCCCGCTCCAGCGTCTTCCTCGCCTCGTCCGTCCGATGCTCGAATCGGAGCAGCGTTCCGAGATTCACGAGGATCACGGGCTGGTCGGGCTGGTCCTTGAGAGCGGCCCGGAACTCCTTCTCCGCCTCGGACCGTTTTCCTTGCGCCAGCAGCGCGATCCCGGTGTTGTTGCGCGTGGTCACCCGCACCGGCTTGTCCTCGGTGCTCCCGAGGTAGCCCAGACTGCGGAGCTTCTCGCGGAGCTCGGCCGCCTCCGGGTCCGAAGGGCTCGCCTCGCCGCCGCCCGCCGCCATCGCGAAGGCGGGTGCGTCCTCGCGGTACCTGACCGGGTGCGCCTTGAGAAACGCCGGATCGATCGCGTCGGAGAGCACCGCTCCCGGCCACGGGCGCGGCACCGGCTGGCCGAACAGCGCGAGGACCGTCGGCGCGATGTCGTAGATGCCGGTCTCGCCGAGACGGGTCCCGGCCCGGATGTGCTCGCCTGCGAGCACGAGCACGCCGAAGCGCCGGTGCCAGTCCGCGGCGGGACCGTGTCCGATCCGGGAGTCGGTGGTGAGCGGGCGGGAGGCGTCGCTCGCGAACCCGTGGTCCGAGAGGACCATGATCGTCCAGCCCTTCTCCCGTCCCTCGAGGAGCAGCCCGATGTCGCGATCCATCGCCTCGTAGTAACGATCGACCACGGCGTGGAACGACTCGAACCGCTTCGGCTCGACGCCGGCGAGCTTCGGCGGCCGGTACGACATGAAGAGGTGCCCCACCGTGTCGGTCCCCTCGAAGTAGACGGACTCGAACCGGGGCGCGTACTTCGAGCGGAGGGCGAGGGTCACCCTGAGATACGTCTCGGTGGAGGCCAGGAGCGTCCGGAAGTCGTCCAGCAGCTTGGTCTCGTCCGCGTCGAATTCCTCGGGGCGCCGCCGAGGGCCGTCGAGATAGGCCAGCACCGTCTCCCAGCCGATCTCCGACGGCTTCACGATCCGGCGCCGAACCTCGGCATCGTAGAGATCCGCCGGCCAGGTCTTACCCGCCGCCCGCCCCGGGTCCGGATCGAGGCCGAACAACTGGTAAGCCACCCGGTCGGTGACCATGAAGCCGTCGAGGGGACCCGCGGGCCAGGTCGCCCACCAGCCGACGACACCGACCTCGACGCCCGCGCCCGACAAGAAGTCCCAGATCGAAGGGACCCTTCGCTGGGCGGAGGTCACCGGCTGGCCCTCCCCTCCCGCGGGATCGGGGACGAGGAAGTCGAGGACTCCGTGGGTCGCGGGATTGACCCCGGTCGCGATGCTGGTCCAGACCACCGGGGAGAGCGCGGGGCTGATGGTCAAGAACTTCGAGCGGATCCCGCGCTCGATCAGCCGTGCGAGGTTGGGCATCTTCCCCTGCCGGAGCAGAGGATCGAGGATCGCCCAGTCCGCGCCGTCGAGTCCCAGGACGAGGAGCTTCGTCTCGGACGCGGCGGGGAGCGAGGCTCCCTTCGGCACGGTCAGAAGAACGGCGCCGCCGAGGGTCAGGCGCCTGAGGTCGACGCCGCGCAGACCGAGGGCGCGCCCGAACTCCGCCTCGAACCGCGACTGGACGCTCTGTGGGATCGGCTCGCGGACGTCCCAAGGTCCGAGAGCGCGCACCGTGGCCCGGAGCGCGTCCGACAGGACTCCCTGTAGCCCGGCGCCCCCCGCGGCCTTCGCGGCGGCGAGCCAACCGTCGTCGCGGATCACGACCGCGGCGCGTCCCACGAGGCCGAACAGGGTTCCATCCGGCGCCTCGAGCCGAGCCGCGTCGGCGCTCGGTAGCGGGACCTCCACGAGATTTCGCGGAAAGCGCTGGAACCGGTAGAGCCCCGGCGGCACGACGACCGTCGGACCGGAGACCTTGCGGGGCGCTCCCAGGAACCGGGACTCGACCACCCCGAACTCGAACGCGGGGTCGATCCTCCGCACGCCCGCGCCCAGCCACCCCGCGGTCGCCAGGACGGCGGCCGAGACGGCGGCCGCCCCGATCGCGTGGCGCCTCAGCCACCCTCGGGCGGGCCGGCCCTCCGCGCCCTCCATCGCCCTTCTCCCTCAGGCCGCCGACCGACGCGGCCGGGACTCAGGCACCGGCGTCGCGACGGAGCCCGTCCGCGAGCCGCGTCGACTCCCAGGTGAAACCCGCTTCCCGGCGCCCGAAGTGGCCGTACGCCGCGGTGGCTCGGTAGACGGGCCGCCTCAGTTCGAGGTGCTCGATGATCCCCTTGGGCGTCAAGGGGAAATGCTCGCGAATCAGGGCGACGATCCGGTCCTCTCCGGCGCGGCCGGTGCCAAAGGTGTCGACGGCCACCGAGACGGGGTCGGCGACGCCGATGGCGTAGGCGAGCTGGACCTCGGCGCGGTCGGCGAGACCGGCGGCGACCACGTTCTTCGCGATGTAGCGGGCCATGTAGGACGCCGAGCGATCCACCTTGGTCGGGTCCTTTCCCGAGAACGCGCCGCCGCCGTGGTGTCCCATGCCGCCGTACGTGTCCACGATGATCTTCCGTCCGGTGAGACCCGTGTCTCCCTGCGGTCCGCCGATCTCGAAGAGGCCCGTGGGATTGACGTGGAACTTCGTCTTGGAGTCCAGCATCTCCTTGGGGATCACCGGCCGCACGACGGATTCGATCACCGACTCCCGGATCCTCCCGTGCGGGACCCCCTTCGCGTGCTGGGTGGAGACGACCACGGCTTCCACGCGCACCGGCCGATCCCCCTCGTACTCCACCGTGACCTGCGACTTGCCGTCGGGCCTCAGGAAGTCGAGGACCGCCTGCTTGCGGCAGTCGGCGAGCCGGCGGACCAGGGCGTGCGCGAGCGTGATCGGCAGCGGCATCAGGTCTTCGGTCTCGCGGCAGGCGTAGCCGAACATCATCCCCTGATCGCCGGCGCCCCCGGTGTCCACCCCCTGGGAGATGTTCGGGGACTGCTCGTCGATGGCCGCCATGACGGCGCAGGACTGCGCGTC
Proteins encoded:
- a CDS encoding tetratricopeptide repeat protein gives rise to the protein MEGAEGRPARGWLRRHAIGAAAVSAAVLATAGWLGAGVRRIDPAFEFGVVESRFLGAPRKVSGPTVVVPPGLYRFQRFPRNLVEVPLPSADAARLEAPDGTLFGLVGRAAVVIRDDGWLAAAKAAGGAGLQGVLSDALRATVRALGPWDVREPIPQSVQSRFEAEFGRALGLRGVDLRRLTLGGAVLLTVPKGASLPAASETKLLVLGLDGADWAILDPLLRQGKMPNLARLIERGIRSKFLTISPALSPVVWTSIATGVNPATHGVLDFLVPDPAGGEGQPVTSAQRRVPSIWDFLSGAGVEVGVVGWWATWPAGPLDGFMVTDRVAYQLFGLDPDPGRAAGKTWPADLYDAEVRRRIVKPSEIGWETVLAYLDGPRRRPEEFDADETKLLDDFRTLLASTETYLRVTLALRSKYAPRFESVYFEGTDTVGHLFMSYRPPKLAGVEPKRFESFHAVVDRYYEAMDRDIGLLLEGREKGWTIMVLSDHGFASDASRPLTTDSRIGHGPAADWHRRFGVLVLAGEHIRAGTRLGETGIYDIAPTVLALFGQPVPRPWPGAVLSDAIDPAFLKAHPVRYREDAPAFAMAAGGGEASPSDPEAAELREKLRSLGYLGSTEDKPVRVTTRNNTGIALLAQGKRSEAEKEFRAALKDQPDQPVILVNLGTLLRFEHRTDEARKTLERALAFTATRRAAGQQLGQLFLDLGDLDDAEKRLRQVLEVEPGAADVVNTLGLVLQKKGKGREASDLFHEATDLDADAAEPRTNLGNLARAAGRLDEAEDWYQKAIEADPYYMGAYNNLALVYQDRGEMKRAIDLYDRALAKSPNHAVVLNNLGSLFYATGDLERARNVWKRSAAADARYPSPLNNLAGLELAAGKLDLAEELLRKALVLDPNYGDARINMALVLRHRGNNSAARRQLEKALSDPKSRATALLQLGVLDLGAGDNPSALARLDEARRLSTGRDTLLLNAYGEAARRMGRGRDAIQAFKASLAVDPSQKEIRAVVDKLESRTGAPPR
- the metK gene encoding methionine adenosyltransferase, with the protein product MGFKGRHLFTSESVTEGHPDKIADQISDAVLDAILEKDPTGRVACETLLTTGLCLIAGEITTSVYVDLPKVARKTIGEIGYDDAMFGFDAQSCAVMAAIDEQSPNISQGVDTGGAGDQGMMFGYACRETEDLMPLPITLAHALVRRLADCRKQAVLDFLRPDGKSQVTVEYEGDRPVRVEAVVVSTQHAKGVPHGRIRESVIESVVRPVIPKEMLDSKTKFHVNPTGLFEIGGPQGDTGLTGRKIIVDTYGGMGHHGGGAFSGKDPTKVDRSASYMARYIAKNVVAAGLADRAEVQLAYAIGVADPVSVAVDTFGTGRAGEDRIVALIREHFPLTPKGIIEHLELRRPVYRATAAYGHFGRREAGFTWESTRLADGLRRDAGA